CGTCGGGGTCGTGCTCCCCTTCGCGGTCGTCCTGGCGCTGCTCGGGCTTCCGCTGCTGCGGTGGGTGCACCGGCGTCGCCGGACCCGCCCGGCCCCGCTGCCCGAGCCCGCCGCCTGACCCGGGGTCCGACCTCGGGGTCCGACCTGCGTCAGCGCGCGGAGACCTCGTGCACGTGGTCGGTCAGCCGGGCGAGCTGGTCGGGGTCGGTGGCCGGGAGGACGCCGTGGCCGAGGTTGAAGATGTGTCCCGGGGCGGCGGCACCGGCCTCGAGCACCTCGGAGGCCCGGGCGAGCATCACCTCGGTCGGGGCGAACACCAGCGTGGGGTCGAGGTTGCCCTGGACCGCGCGGCCGCCCGCCCGGCGTACGCCCTCGGCGAGGGGGACGCGCCAGTCGACCCCGACGACGTCGGCACCCGCCTGGCCCATCAGCCAGAGCAGCTCGCCGGTGCCGACCCCGAAGTGGATGCGCGGCACGTCGAGGTCCGCGACCGCGGAGAGCACCGCCGTCGAGTGCGGCATCACCAGCGCACGGTAGTCCTGTGGCGCGAGCGCGCCGGCCCACGAGTCGAAGAGCTGGACCGCGGAGGCACCCGCGGAGACCTGGACACGGAGGTAGGCCGCGGCGATGCCGGCGATCTTGCGCATCAGGGCGTCCCAGACGTCGGGGGCGCCGTACATCATCGCCTTGGTGCGGGCGTGGTCCTTGGACGGTCCGCCCTCGACGAGGTAGGACGCGACGGTGAACGGCGCGCCGGCGAAGCCGATCAGTGGCGTCGGACCGAGCTCGGCCACGAGCTGCTGGACGGCCTCGGTCACGTAGGGCACGTGCTCGGGCGTGAGGTCGGGTATGGCGGCGACGTCCGCGAGGGTCTCGACGGGAGAGGCGACGACCGGACCGACCCCGGGCTTGATGTCGAGGTCGACGCCGACCGCCTTGAGGGGCAGGACGATGTCGGAGAAGAAGATCGCCGCGTCCACGCCGTAGCGGCGCACCGGCTGCAGGGTGATCTCGGTGATGAGGTCGGCGCGCATGCAGGACTCGAGCATGCCCACGCCCTCACGGACCTTGCGGTACTCCGGCAGCGAGCGGCCGGCCTGGCGCATGAACCAGACCGGGGTGTGGGGCACCGGCTCCCCCCGGGCGGCGCGGACGAAGGCCGACTCGCGGGGTGACCTGCGCTGATCGGTCTCGGGGGAAGGGGTCGACATGTCCTCCAGTCTTCCAGAGGACCGGCGCGTCGCCGTCGCGTGTCTGTGCTTCACGATCGCACGATCGCCCGTACCCTGAGGCCATGGCCACGCGCTCACCCTCCCGTGTGGCGTCCGCTGCCCTGCCGCAGACCTTCCGGGACGCCGTCGCGCAGCTGCGCGACGCGCGGCTCCGCCCCGAGGTGACGTGCGAGGAGATGCCTGCCCCGCAGCGCATCGCACCGTTCTCCTCCGCGCTGTCGGCCGACGTCACCGTGGCCGGGGACGACATCGGCACCGGCCGGCTGGTGCTGCTGCACGACCCCGCCGGCAACGACACCTGGGGCGGCACCTTCCGCTGCGTGGCCTACGTCCGCGCCGAGCTCACCCCCGACTTCACCGCCGACCCCCTGCTGGCCGACGTCGCCTGGACCTGGCTGGTGGAGGCGCTCGAGCAGCACGGTGCGACCTACGCCGCCGCGTCCGGCACCGTCACCAAGGTCACCTCCGAGAGCTTCGGGGCGATGGCCGAGGACCCCGGCAGCGCCCAGCTCGAGATCCGGGCGTCCTGGACCCCCCAGGGTCCGCTCGGTCCCCACGTCGAGGCCTGGGGCGAGCTGCTCTGCACGGCCTCCGGCCTCGAGCCGGTCCCCGAGGGCGTGACCGCGTTGCCCAGCCGGCGCGGCCAGCGTGGCGAGGGATGACCTCGTCCGAGGACCAGCCGACCGTCGAGGGTGACGAGGCGCCGCCTCCTGCCCCGGCTCCCCTGCTCGAACTGCGCGACGGGCTGCCGCCGGTCACCGCCGACGACGCCGGCCTGGCCGGGGTCGCCGCCCGGCTCGGCGCCGGCACCGGCCCGATCGCGATCGACGCCGAGCGCGCGTCGGGCTACCGCTACTCCGCCCGCGCCTACCTCGTCCAACTGCGTCGCGAGGGCTCGGGCACCTCCCTGGTCGACCCGATCGACCTGAGCGACGTGCGCCCGCTCGCCGAGGCGCTCAGCGGGCCCGAGTGGATCCTGCACGCCGCCACCCAGGACCTCCCCTGCCTGCGCGAGCTCGGGCTCGCGCCCACGTCGCTGTTCGACACCGAGCTGGCCGGGCGCCTGCTCGGCTATCCCCGGGTCGGGCTCGCGACGCTGGTCGAGGAGATCACCGGCTTCCGGCTGCGCAAGGAACACTCGGCGGTCGACTGGTCGACCCGCCCGCTGCCGACGCCGTGGCTGGAGTACGCCGCCCTCGACGTCGAGGTGCTCGTCGAGCTGCGCGACGCCCTCGACGACCAGCTCGAGGCGGCCGGCAAGTCCGGGTGGGCACGTCAGGAGTTCGAGCACCTCTGCTCCTTCGAGGCCCCCGGACCCAAGGCCGAGCCGTGGCGTCGCACCTCCGGCCTCCACCGTGTCCGCGGTCGCCGCTCGCTGGCTGCGGTCCGCGCGCTGTGGCACGCCCGCGACGACATCGCCGCCGAGCGCGACGTCACCCCGGGCCGCATCCTGCCCGACAGCGCGCTGGTCGAGGCCGCCTCGGCGCTGCCCCGCGAACGCAACGCGCTGCTCGCGCTGCCCGGCTTCAAGGGGCGCGGCGCCGCGAGGTACGCCGCCACCTGGGTCGAGGCGCTCAAGGAGGCCCGCGAGCTGCCCGAGGACGAGCTGCCCCTGGCCACCGCGAGGTACGACGGGCCGCCGCCCCCGCGGGCGTGGGCCGACCGCGACCCGGTCGCCGCGGCACGGCTGGCCCAGGCGCGCGCCGCCGTGCAGGAGCTGGCCGCCTCGCTCGACCTGCCCGTGGAGAACCTGCTGACCCCCGACTACCTGCGCCGGGTGCTGTGGCAGCCACCCGCCGACGGTGCGGCCGCCGAGCTCGCCCGCCTCGGGGCCCGGGCCTGGCAGGTCGAGCTCGCCGCGCCCCTGCTCGACGAGGCGATCGCGGCCCACCCGCCGGCCTGAGCCGGGTCGGTCACCCGCCGGCCTGAGCAGGACCGCTCAGCCGTCGCCGGTCTTCGTGTCGGCCTGGTCGAACCAGGCCTTGGACTCCTCGTCGATCGCGGGGAGCAGGCGATCCAGCTCGGGCTCGAGGTCGCGTTGGGTGCCCGCGGCGAGCCTGCCCATGAGCTCCTCGATGCGGGTCTCCGCCTGCCGCCAGGCCAACGAGTACGGCAGCAGCACCGCCCGCTTCTGCCCCTCGATGAACGGCGCGACCGTGTGCGGGCGCCTGGCCCGCTGGGCGAACGCCGCGGAGTTGACCACGTCGAGGCTGGCCGGGACCAGCGCACCGGAGCGGGCCGCGCGGGTGAGCGAGGTCTCGCTGACCGCGTGGGCGACGAAGTCGACGGCGGCGTCGCGCACCGGGCTGTCCGCGTCGACGCACAGCCCGGAGATCGCCGCCGCCGTCGCCTTGGACTTGCCGACCCGAGGCACGGACACCACGTCGAAGGGCACGCCCGAGGCCCGAAGCGCCGGGACGTCGGCGCGCGTGCCGAAGAGGAAGGCCAGCCGGCCCTGGGCGAACCGCTTGGCCGGCGCGACCCGGAGCGCCTGGCGGTCCGAGAGGGAGGTCGAGCGGTCACGGGCCAGCTCGAGGTAGGCGGTGAGGGCCTCGCGACCGGCGTCGCTGTCCAGCGACAGCTGGCTGGGGTCCTCGCCCTGGTCGACGATGTCGCCGCCGGCGGTGCGCATCAGGGCCTGCAGCAGGTCGGCGTCCCGGGGCAGGTAGACCGCCCGGAACCCCGGGCGCGTGGACTCCTGGGCGACCAGCCGGGCCGTGGCCGCGAAGTCCTCGAAGCGCCAGGCGCCGTTCTCGTCAGGGGGCTCGATCCCCTCGTCGAGCAGCCGGAAGAACCGGACCAGGCGCGTGTTGACGAACAGCACCGTCGGCGACATCTCGAACGGCATGCACTGCAGCGCGGACTCGGCGCTGAACGCGGTGAGCGCGACGCGCTGGTAGTCGTCGCCGAACTCCACGCCCTTGTCCTCCAGCTCGTCGTCGAGCGGGTGGAGGCGGCCCGTGGAGACCAGGTCGGGCAGGTAGTGCTGGTCGAGCAGGAACACGTCGGGCGGGGTGAGCGCCTTGGTCGGGCTCGACGGGGTGAGCGCCTTGGTCGGGCTCGACGGGGTGGGTGTGGTGCCGGCCGAGGCCGCCGGGCTGCTCCCCGAGGGGCTCGCCGCGTCGGGGTCGGGGGTGGAGAGGTCGGCGAGCGCGTCCTCCGCGGCCGCGGCGGCGTCGGAGTGCGGCTGGAGC
This genomic window from Nocardioides marmoribigeumensis contains:
- the hemE gene encoding uroporphyrinogen decarboxylase; translated protein: MSTPSPETDQRRSPRESAFVRAARGEPVPHTPVWFMRQAGRSLPEYRKVREGVGMLESCMRADLITEITLQPVRRYGVDAAIFFSDIVLPLKAVGVDLDIKPGVGPVVASPVETLADVAAIPDLTPEHVPYVTEAVQQLVAELGPTPLIGFAGAPFTVASYLVEGGPSKDHARTKAMMYGAPDVWDALMRKIAGIAAAYLRVQVSAGASAVQLFDSWAGALAPQDYRALVMPHSTAVLSAVADLDVPRIHFGVGTGELLWLMGQAGADVVGVDWRVPLAEGVRRAGGRAVQGNLDPTLVFAPTEVMLARASEVLEAGAAAPGHIFNLGHGVLPATDPDQLARLTDHVHEVSAR
- a CDS encoding DUF3000 domain-containing protein produces the protein MATRSPSRVASAALPQTFRDAVAQLRDARLRPEVTCEEMPAPQRIAPFSSALSADVTVAGDDIGTGRLVLLHDPAGNDTWGGTFRCVAYVRAELTPDFTADPLLADVAWTWLVEALEQHGATYAAASGTVTKVTSESFGAMAEDPGSAQLEIRASWTPQGPLGPHVEAWGELLCTASGLEPVPEGVTALPSRRGQRGEG
- a CDS encoding ribonuclease D; its protein translation is MTSSEDQPTVEGDEAPPPAPAPLLELRDGLPPVTADDAGLAGVAARLGAGTGPIAIDAERASGYRYSARAYLVQLRREGSGTSLVDPIDLSDVRPLAEALSGPEWILHAATQDLPCLRELGLAPTSLFDTELAGRLLGYPRVGLATLVEEITGFRLRKEHSAVDWSTRPLPTPWLEYAALDVEVLVELRDALDDQLEAAGKSGWARQEFEHLCSFEAPGPKAEPWRRTSGLHRVRGRRSLAAVRALWHARDDIAAERDVTPGRILPDSALVEAASALPRERNALLALPGFKGRGAARYAATWVEALKEARELPEDELPLATARYDGPPPPRAWADRDPVAAARLAQARAAVQELAASLDLPVENLLTPDYLRRVLWQPPADGAAAELARLGARAWQVELAAPLLDEAIAAHPPA
- a CDS encoding ABC transporter substrate-binding protein yields the protein MTTGGRMRRAATVGTATLVALTTLLAGCIDGSASTKPPSTPTPTAPSSSPTPEPQTLRFSVYGGRQAVRAYRDIADSYEADHPGVRIVLQPHSDAAAAAEDALADLSTPDPDAASPSGSSPAASAGTTPTPSSPTKALTPSSPTKALTPPDVFLLDQHYLPDLVSTGRLHPLDDELEDKGVEFGDDYQRVALTAFSAESALQCMPFEMSPTVLFVNTRLVRFFRLLDEGIEPPDENGAWRFEDFAATARLVAQESTRPGFRAVYLPRDADLLQALMRTAGGDIVDQGEDPSQLSLDSDAGREALTAYLELARDRSTSLSDRQALRVAPAKRFAQGRLAFLFGTRADVPALRASGVPFDVVSVPRVGKSKATAAAISGLCVDADSPVRDAAVDFVAHAVSETSLTRAARSGALVPASLDVVNSAAFAQRARRPHTVAPFIEGQKRAVLLPYSLAWRQAETRIEELMGRLAAGTQRDLEPELDRLLPAIDEESKAWFDQADTKTGDG